Proteins from one Ipomoea triloba cultivar NCNSP0323 chromosome 1, ASM357664v1 genomic window:
- the LOC116022808 gene encoding histone acetyltransferase GCN5-like: MLLKQSSSRNLRAKGFKLKHGFQICVILALCIWLLYQVNKSYSKKGAIEGSGSEVSGQGGENRLQILKLGRKGLNPEIEEEEEKAGDDEAELDDEEKKVRDELEDEERKLRENEGDDETDGGELDKAEEQLEDLIGEEDKEE, from the coding sequence ATGTTGTTGAAGCAATCATCAAGTAGGAATTTGAGGGCAAAAGGCTTCAAATTGAAGCATGGGTTTCAGATATGTGTGATTCTTGCCCTCTGTATATGGCTGCTTTATCAGGTCAACAAATCTTACAGCAAGAAGGGTGCAATTGAGGGAAGTGGCAGTGAGGTATCAGGGCAGGGAGGAGAAAACAGGCTTCAGATTCTCAAGTTAGGGAGGAAGGGCCTGAACCCGGAGattgaggaggaggaggagaaggccGGAGATGATGAGGCGGAGTTGGATGATGAGGAGAAGAAGGTCCGGGACGAGTTGGAGGATGAAGAGAGGAAGCTGAGGGAGAATGAAGGAGATGATGAGACAGATGGAGGGGAGCTAGACAAGGCAGAAGAGCAATTGGAGGATTTGATAGGGGAAGAGGATAAAGAAGAATAG
- the LOC116022817 gene encoding EPIDERMAL PATTERNING FACTOR-like protein 2: MAACSHQCMFRHGNPHLIIFLLIFSISALTHFSFLAHGREMPKQLEQDRPQKGNEENVVRVRSLIGSRPPRCESRCRNCGHCEAVQVPIVPTFKHQQTSRGSHGFKEVPKHVAYTRGDYLSNYKPMCWKCKCGDLLFNP; the protein is encoded by the exons ATGGCCGCCTGCTCCCACCAGTGCATGTTCCGCCATGGAAATCCACACCTAATCAtattcctcctcattttctcaATTTCAGCCCTAACCCATTTTAGCTTCTTGGCTCATG GCAGAGAAATGCCCAAGCAACTAGAGCAGGATAGACCCCAG aaaggaaatgaagaaaatgtGGTGAGGGTGAGGAGTTTGATAGGGTCAAGGCCACCAAGATGTGAGAGCAGGTGCAGAAACTGTGGGCACTGTGAAGCAGTCCAAGTCCCCATTGTTCCAACCTTCAAACACCAACAGACAAGTAGAGGCAGCCATGGCTTTAAGGAAGTCCCCAAGCATGTGGCCTATACAAGAGGGGATTATCTCTCCAATTACAAGCCCATGTGCTGGAAGTGTAAATGTGGAGACCTACTTTTCAACCCATGA
- the LOC116022382 gene encoding putative lipase ROG1, whose product MGSLEMKSESDLTVKEEVGDGKSEMGMDEKEKNSAGNTVKKWRFKKRYYLFPCMRLDDEVPTVERSAGDGGFQVEATEKHKKSTHLVVMVNGIIGSAENWKFPAKQFVKAYPQDVIVHCSESNSSTLTFDGVDVMGKRLAEEVTSVVQRYPNLQKISFIGHSLGGLISRYAIATLYGKGCAGRPSKENGDCELNESPSKENGDCELNESNNDLHSEDLLKGKIAGLEPVNFITIATPHLGSRGHKQVPAFCGLYSLENVISRAAGILGRTGRHLFLTDHDNGKPPLLLQMTSDSEDLPFISALESFRRRVAYANIHFDHIVGWSTSSIRPRNELPKRKNLKRVEKYPHIVNLEPVKTPTSQEQGSEKTTSRAHKARDMEEAMIKGLTKLSWERIDVSFRGSKQRYFAHNTIQVQKYCINSDGADVIQHMIDNFVL is encoded by the exons ATGGGTTCGTTGGAAATGAAGAGTGAATCAGACCTCACTGTAAAAGAGGAAGTGGGAGACGGAAAATCTGAGATGGGTATGGATGAAAAGGAGAAGAACAGCGCTGGGAATACTGTGAAGAAGTGGAGGTTCAAGAAGAGGTACTATTTGTTCCCGTGCATGAGATTGGATGATGAAGTGCCGACGGTGGAACGATCCGCCGGCGACGGGGGCTTCCAGGTGGAGGCTActgaaaaacataaaaaatccACTCACCTGGTTGTTATGGTCAATGGCATTATTGGCAG TGCTGAGAATTGGAAATTTCCTGCCAAGCAATTTGTGAAGGCCTATCCACAAGATGTCATAGTTCACT GCAGTGAATCAAATTCTTCAACATTGACATTTGATGGTGTTGATGTAATGGGGAAGAGATTAGCTGAAGAG GTTACATCTGTAGTACAACGGTATCCAAATCTTCAAAAGATTTCTTTTATTGGTCACTCACTTGGTGGCCTGATATCAAGATATGCGATTGCCACGCTATATGGAAAAGGGTGTGCGGGAAGGCCCAGCAAAGAAAACGGAGATTGTGAATTAAATGAATCACCCAGCAAAGAAAATGGAGATTGTGAATTAAATGAATCTAATAATGATTTGCATTCAGAAGATTTATTGAAAGGAAAAATTGCTGGACTGGAACCGGTGAATTTCATAACCATTGCAACACCTCATCTCGGTTCAAGAGGGCACAAACAG GTCCCTGCCTTCTGTGGACTTTACTCCCTCGAGAATGTTATATCCCGTGCAGCAGGGATACTTGGAAGAACGGGAAGGCATCTGTTTTTGACTGACCATGATAATGGAAAACCTCCTCTTCTGTTACAGATGACCAGTGATTCTGAAGATCTACCATTCAT ATCTGCTTTGGAATCATTCAGGCGTCGTGTGGCCTATGCAAATATACATTTCGACC ATATAGTTGGGTGGAGTACATCATCAATACGGCCCAGAAATGAACTTCCAAAG CGTAAGAATCTCAAAAGAGTGGAGAAGTACCCGCATATTGTGAATTTAGAACCAGTAAAGACTCCTACCTCTCAAGAACAAGGCTCCGAGAAGACCACAAGTAGAGCACACAAAGCTCGTGATATGGAAG AGGCCATGATCAAAGGCTTAACAAAACTGAGCTGGGAGCGTATAGATGTTAGCTTCCGTGGAAGTAAACAAAGATACTTTGCACATAACACGATTCAG GTACAAAAGTATTGCATTAATTCTGATGGAGCTGACGTTATACAACACATGATCGACAATTTTGTACTATAA